In one Geotoga petraea genomic region, the following are encoded:
- the uvrA gene encoding excinuclease ABC subunit UvrA has product MQNEIKIVGAKEHNLKNIDVSIPKNKITVISGMSGSGKSTLALDTIYAEGQRRYLESVSSYARQFLGDLKKPDVESIEGLSPAIAIEQKTVSNNPRSTVGTVTEIYDYMRVLYARVGKAYCPKCGTLLVSSTVDEIIESIYREFEEDSRIYIFSPIAKEKKGEFKKEIKNLKTSGFRLLEIDGEMLDLDEVDSLKKSFRHNINLLVDRLKLKKDNFERLYEAIEIALKESGGFVDIREMDKKENVLKSKQFSEILACPEDGYSFPEINPKLFSFNSPYGACEDCHGLGFKLEVQPDYIFDLEKPLNNGGVLNMGKDTYMVKIMTQILEEYNEDPSKPMKELPDKLINILLYGSSKEIDFELESKEGKLHKFSRAFEGMVNWYNRRYYETNSKDIKEWIEKNFMIQTTCQTCGGHRLREEALSVKIEDQNIFELTNKPIDDIAKFFESIQLSDFNKEVAKELLREIKLRLQFLKDVGLGYLSLSRTSGTLSGGESQRVRLATQIGSGLTGVTYVLDEPTIGLHSRDNDRLIETLHKLKDLGNTVIIVEHDEEIIKNSDYIVDLGPAAGINGGEVIFEGTVQDILKKPGKSLTGKYLTGKAKIEFLEKKREKNTKEISIKGATHNNLKSVDIDFPLGKFIVVTGVSGSGKSSLVMDTLYPALQKEINRSRVVPGYYKEIKGLEYVDKIISIDQSPIGRTPRSNPATYTGVFDFIRDIFSQTKESKIRGYDKGRFSFNVKGGRCESCKGHGVKKIEMQFLPDVYVTCDVCKGQRYNKETLKVKYKGKTISDVLEMSIDEASEFFKNVSFISRILELLKEVGLGYLKLGQPATTLSGGEAQRIKLTSELRKRSTGKTFYILDEPTTGLHFEDVKKLLKVLDMLVEKGNTVVVIEHNMDVIKNADHIIDLGPEGGKNGGKIIAEGSPEEIIKQGGYTANYLKYFLNHK; this is encoded by the coding sequence ATGCAAAATGAAATAAAGATTGTAGGCGCTAAAGAACATAATTTAAAAAATATTGATGTTTCTATTCCAAAAAATAAAATAACTGTGATTAGTGGGATGTCTGGTTCTGGAAAATCCACATTGGCGTTAGATACAATATATGCTGAAGGACAGAGAAGGTATTTAGAATCTGTATCCTCTTATGCCAGACAATTTTTAGGGGACTTAAAAAAACCTGATGTAGAATCAATCGAAGGGTTGTCTCCTGCAATTGCAATTGAACAAAAAACAGTTTCAAACAATCCAAGGTCAACTGTTGGTACAGTTACTGAAATTTACGATTATATGAGAGTTTTATATGCAAGAGTTGGTAAAGCATACTGCCCAAAATGTGGGACGCTTCTTGTCAGCTCTACTGTAGATGAAATCATTGAAAGCATATACAGAGAGTTTGAAGAAGATTCGAGAATATATATTTTTTCTCCAATTGCCAAAGAGAAAAAAGGAGAATTCAAAAAAGAGATCAAAAATCTAAAAACTTCTGGTTTTAGGTTGTTAGAAATAGATGGTGAAATGCTAGATTTAGATGAAGTTGATTCTTTAAAGAAGAGTTTCAGGCATAACATAAATTTGTTAGTTGATAGGTTAAAACTTAAAAAAGACAATTTTGAAAGATTATACGAAGCAATAGAAATAGCTTTAAAAGAATCTGGAGGTTTTGTAGATATCAGAGAAATGGATAAGAAAGAAAATGTATTAAAATCAAAACAGTTCTCTGAAATCCTTGCATGTCCTGAGGATGGATATAGTTTTCCAGAAATAAATCCAAAATTATTTTCTTTTAATAGTCCATATGGGGCTTGTGAAGATTGTCATGGGTTAGGTTTTAAGCTTGAGGTACAACCGGATTATATATTTGATTTAGAGAAACCACTAAACAATGGTGGAGTTTTAAACATGGGCAAAGATACTTATATGGTAAAAATAATGACACAAATTTTAGAAGAGTATAATGAAGATCCTTCTAAGCCAATGAAAGAATTACCTGACAAGTTAATAAACATTTTACTATATGGAAGCTCAAAAGAAATTGATTTTGAATTGGAATCAAAAGAAGGTAAATTACATAAATTTTCAAGAGCTTTTGAAGGTATGGTTAATTGGTACAATAGAAGATATTACGAGACAAATTCAAAAGATATCAAAGAATGGATAGAAAAAAACTTTATGATTCAAACAACATGTCAAACATGTGGGGGACATAGGTTGAGAGAAGAAGCTTTATCAGTAAAGATTGAAGATCAGAATATTTTTGAACTTACTAATAAACCCATTGATGATATTGCAAAGTTTTTTGAAAGTATTCAATTGAGTGATTTTAATAAAGAAGTAGCAAAAGAACTTTTAAGAGAAATTAAGTTGAGACTTCAGTTTTTAAAAGATGTTGGATTGGGTTATCTATCACTGTCCAGAACTTCGGGAACTTTATCTGGAGGGGAATCTCAAAGGGTAAGACTTGCGACTCAAATTGGTTCTGGTTTGACAGGTGTTACATACGTTTTGGATGAACCAACAATAGGCTTGCATTCAAGAGACAATGACAGATTAATAGAGACACTTCATAAATTGAAAGATTTGGGAAATACTGTGATTATAGTAGAACATGATGAAGAAATCATAAAAAATTCGGATTATATTGTAGATTTAGGTCCAGCTGCCGGTATAAATGGTGGTGAAGTTATCTTTGAAGGTACTGTTCAAGATATTCTCAAGAAACCAGGAAAATCATTAACAGGTAAATATCTTACTGGAAAAGCAAAAATAGAATTTTTGGAGAAAAAAAGAGAAAAAAATACTAAGGAAATATCAATAAAAGGAGCAACTCATAATAATTTAAAGAGTGTAGATATAGATTTTCCTTTGGGAAAATTTATAGTGGTGACTGGAGTTTCTGGTTCTGGTAAGTCTTCTTTAGTTATGGATACTCTATATCCTGCTCTTCAAAAAGAGATTAATAGATCACGAGTTGTCCCAGGATATTACAAAGAAATTAAAGGTTTAGAGTATGTTGATAAGATCATTTCTATTGATCAAAGCCCAATTGGAAGAACGCCAAGAAGTAATCCCGCTACGTATACGGGAGTTTTTGATTTCATAAGAGACATTTTTTCTCAAACAAAAGAATCAAAAATCAGAGGTTATGATAAAGGTAGATTTAGTTTTAACGTTAAGGGTGGAAGGTGTGAGTCTTGTAAAGGGCATGGAGTTAAAAAAATCGAAATGCAATTTCTTCCAGATGTATATGTCACTTGTGATGTTTGTAAAGGACAGAGGTATAATAAAGAGACTTTGAAAGTAAAATACAAAGGTAAGACAATTTCAGATGTTTTGGAAATGAGCATTGATGAAGCTTCTGAGTTTTTCAAAAATGTTTCTTTTATCAGTAGAATATTGGAACTATTAAAAGAAGTTGGTTTGGGTTATTTGAAACTTGGGCAACCTGCTACAACTTTATCAGGGGGGGAAGCACAAAGAATAAAACTAACTTCTGAGCTTAGGAAAAGATCAACTGGTAAAACTTTTTATATATTAGACGAACCAACTACGGGATTACATTTTGAAGATGTGAAAAAGCTATTGAAAGTTTTAGATATGTTGGTTGAAAAGGGGAATACTGTAGTAGTTATAGAACATAATATGGATGTTATTAAAAATGCAGATCACATAATAGATTTGGGGCCAGAAGGCGGCAAAAATGGTGGAAAGATAATTGCAGAAGGTTCACCAGAAGAAATTATAAAACAAGGTGGTTATACAGCCAATTATTTGAAGTATTTTTTAAATCATAAGTAA
- a CDS encoding DUF402 domain-containing protein — MKQYKFDIKNKYEKIKTHINDAKFDFTEFREFNMHVFGYKRPWEKLFSHNSIKFVKRLLIPQTNLMLSYFHDEYGEKSNYLIYIDFGKYKQTKNYILFHDLELDILIKKDFSFEILDMDELFDSYENSKISNEEIKKILLTLEKTINNFSNKGVMETLYEIAGEEPIDWLTNNYL; from the coding sequence ATGAAACAATATAAATTTGACATAAAAAATAAATACGAAAAAATAAAAACCCATATAAACGATGCAAAATTTGATTTTACAGAATTTCGAGAATTTAACATGCATGTTTTTGGTTATAAAAGACCGTGGGAAAAGTTATTTTCTCATAATTCTATAAAGTTTGTAAAGAGACTTTTAATTCCTCAAACCAATCTGATGCTTTCCTATTTTCACGATGAATATGGAGAAAAATCTAATTATTTAATTTATATCGATTTTGGGAAATACAAACAAACTAAAAATTATATTTTATTTCACGACTTGGAGCTTGATATATTAATAAAAAAAGATTTTTCTTTTGAAATTCTTGATATGGATGAACTTTTTGATTCCTATGAAAATTCTAAAATTTCTAATGAAGAAATTAAAAAGATATTACTCACCTTAGAAAAAACCATTAATAATTTTTCCAACAAAGGAGTTATGGAAACTCTCTATGAAATAGCTGGAGAAGAACCGATAGACTGGTTAACTAATAATTACTTATGA
- a CDS encoding DUF1015 domain-containing protein, with protein sequence MSLVRPFKGLRPKKEHIENFSCPPYDVLESDEVEKIVSKNPKSFLRVTRAEVDFKRDVDPHSDEVYKKAGENLKKFEDEGILINDEKPSYYIYRETWKDKSQLGLFATVSVDEYDQGKIKKHELTRQDKEDDRTRHITLLGAQSGPVFLTFKSNDDIKKLLKNSIDESAKIADFVDENEVRQELWLINDENKVSKIKSAFESIDNLYIADGHHRAAAASRTRKIKKEENSNHTGNEEYNYFLAAIFPDDELRVLDYNRVVKDLNGLSKEEFFSKVKEKFEISDAPESPYSPKSLHEFGMYLDKNWYILKAKPEIVDESDPVKVLDVYILQEHLLAATLGIGDPRKDSRIHFLGGIRGVGALSKWVDTKDWKIAFSMYATPLKQLIDVADAGKIMPPKSTWFEPKLRSGLVIHKI encoded by the coding sequence TTGTCTTTAGTAAGGCCTTTCAAAGGATTAAGACCAAAAAAAGAACACATTGAAAATTTTTCATGTCCACCTTATGATGTTCTTGAAAGTGATGAAGTAGAAAAAATTGTATCAAAAAATCCAAAAAGTTTTTTAAGAGTAACAAGGGCTGAGGTAGATTTTAAAAGAGATGTTGACCCCCATTCCGACGAAGTCTATAAAAAAGCTGGTGAAAATTTAAAAAAATTTGAGGATGAAGGAATTTTAATAAATGACGAAAAACCTTCTTATTACATTTACAGAGAAACTTGGAAAGATAAATCTCAACTTGGCTTATTTGCCACAGTTTCTGTAGACGAATACGATCAAGGAAAAATTAAAAAACATGAATTAACAAGGCAAGATAAGGAAGATGATAGAACTAGACATATTACTTTATTGGGTGCTCAATCGGGCCCAGTTTTTCTGACTTTTAAATCAAATGATGATATTAAAAAATTATTAAAAAACTCTATTGATGAATCAGCTAAAATTGCTGATTTTGTTGATGAAAATGAAGTAAGACAAGAATTATGGTTAATTAACGACGAAAACAAAGTAAGTAAAATAAAATCTGCTTTTGAAAGTATAGATAACTTATATATTGCTGATGGTCATCATAGGGCTGCTGCAGCTTCAAGAACAAGAAAAATTAAAAAAGAAGAAAATTCAAACCATACAGGTAACGAAGAATACAACTATTTCTTAGCCGCTATATTTCCAGACGATGAATTGAGGGTTTTAGATTATAACAGAGTAGTTAAAGATTTAAACGGCTTGTCTAAAGAAGAATTTTTTTCTAAAGTTAAAGAAAAATTTGAAATTTCTGATGCTCCAGAAAGTCCTTATTCTCCTAAGTCACTTCATGAATTTGGAATGTATTTAGACAAGAATTGGTACATTTTGAAAGCCAAACCTGAAATAGTAGATGAATCTGATCCAGTAAAAGTTTTAGATGTTTACATTTTACAAGAACATTTATTGGCCGCGACTTTAGGAATAGGAGATCCAAGAAAGGATTCAAGAATTCACTTTTTAGGAGGTATAAGAGGTGTAGGTGCTCTTTCTAAATGGGTTGACACAAAAGATTGGAAAATTGCGTTTTCTATGTATGCAACACCATTAAAACAGTTAATAGATGTTGCTGACGCAGGAAAAATAATGCCACCAAAATCAACTTGGTTTGAACCAAAATTGAGGTCAGGATTAGTAATACATAAAATATAA
- the ybeY gene encoding rRNA maturation RNase YbeY: MVINVSNNTDNFVNIKKINKIVKQIIKEEYQDGNFELNIFLTDNKTIEEYNSKFRGKSIPTDVLSFEYGLKEEIIGDIVISIEMIKEQAKNFNNTFEEEFFYILIHGVLHILGYDHTNTDDQEEEMFKIQNKYFKKYYEEG; the protein is encoded by the coding sequence ATGGTAATAAATGTAAGCAATAATACTGATAATTTTGTAAATATAAAAAAAATAAATAAAATTGTTAAGCAAATTATAAAAGAAGAATATCAAGATGGAAATTTTGAACTGAATATTTTTTTGACAGATAACAAGACCATTGAAGAGTATAATTCAAAATTTCGAGGAAAATCAATCCCTACCGACGTTCTTTCCTTTGAATACGGCTTGAAAGAGGAAATCATAGGTGATATAGTTATATCGATCGAAATGATTAAAGAGCAAGCAAAAAACTTCAACAACACTTTTGAAGAAGAGTTTTTTTATATTTTAATACACGGTGTACTACATATTTTAGGATATGATCACACCAATACTGATGATCAAGAAGAAGAAATGTTCAAAATTCAAAATAAATATTTTAAAAAGTATTATGAGGAGGGATAG
- a CDS encoding HDIG domain-containing metalloprotein, whose translation MKKNNNMRKKGSKKAPQSLESILLRMLIFAVVGFIVEFVIWRRLSFDFQVKFNVVFQTYWFFIVEMYIEKKKMFQLHPLNYWAAFMIPLISAIMLNSFIYKYLSLYSVTALLSTLLITMLIDFDVGILSSLSFSLFFGIIYGFDITYMMIIFLPSTLVAWVSKKIVRRIEIFLPFIISSVLQIALMLLFRYTNDTNELLTILLINFFTMLISMGILPFFEYITRVYSDLGLLELGNLNHPALKKMTLHAAGTYYHSMIISNIAESATEHINGNSILARVGAYFHDIGKTWRPQFFTENQRGVNPHDNISPKMSSLILDNHVNYGKQMAKEYRLPILIEDMIIQHQGTRIKQFFYKKYYDETGIQNTDLFKYPGPIPQFKESAILMICDVTEAITRSMKDVNASVLNEKLDDLIQSLFFEGQLDDSGLSLRELQMIKGKIIRTIMEMNHKRIKYPKIDQKELKR comes from the coding sequence TTGAAAAAAAATAATAATATGAGAAAAAAGGGATCTAAAAAAGCTCCCCAAAGTTTAGAATCTATTTTACTGAGAATGCTTATTTTCGCAGTTGTTGGATTTATAGTGGAATTTGTAATCTGGAGAAGGCTATCTTTTGATTTCCAGGTAAAATTCAACGTAGTATTTCAAACTTATTGGTTTTTTATAGTTGAGATGTACATAGAAAAGAAAAAGATGTTTCAACTACATCCATTGAACTACTGGGCGGCTTTTATGATACCACTTATTTCAGCTATAATGTTAAATTCATTTATTTATAAGTACTTAAGTTTATATTCTGTTACGGCTTTGTTGAGTACATTACTCATAACAATGCTTATTGATTTTGACGTCGGAATATTATCTTCACTTTCATTTTCTCTTTTTTTTGGAATTATATATGGTTTTGATATAACTTATATGATGATAATATTTTTACCTTCAACACTGGTAGCCTGGGTTTCCAAAAAGATTGTTAGAAGGATAGAAATATTTTTACCATTTATTATATCAAGTGTCTTACAAATAGCTTTGATGTTGCTATTTAGATATACAAACGACACAAACGAACTGTTGACAATACTTTTGATTAATTTTTTCACAATGCTTATATCTATGGGTATACTACCATTTTTCGAGTACATAACAAGAGTTTATTCAGATCTCGGTCTTTTAGAGTTAGGTAATTTGAACCACCCAGCTCTAAAAAAAATGACTCTACATGCTGCAGGTACTTATTATCATAGTATGATTATTTCTAATATAGCGGAAAGTGCAACAGAGCATATAAATGGAAACTCTATTTTAGCTAGAGTAGGAGCTTATTTTCATGATATTGGTAAAACCTGGAGACCTCAATTTTTTACAGAAAACCAGAGAGGAGTTAATCCTCACGACAACATCAGTCCCAAAATGAGTTCATTAATATTGGATAATCACGTAAATTACGGTAAACAAATGGCAAAAGAATATAGACTACCAATTTTAATAGAAGATATGATAATACAACATCAAGGTACAAGAATAAAACAGTTTTTTTATAAAAAATATTACGATGAAACTGGGATCCAAAACACAGATCTCTTCAAATATCCTGGCCCCATACCTCAATTCAAAGAATCAGCTATTTTAATGATATGCGATGTAACTGAGGCAATAACCAGATCAATGAAAGATGTAAATGCGAGCGTACTAAACGAAAAATTGGATGATCTAATACAATCCTTGTTTTTCGAAGGTCAGTTAGATGATTCTGGTTTATCTTTAAGAGAATTACAAATGATCAAAGGTAAAATCATAAGAACTATAATGGAGATGAACCATAAACGAATAAAATATCCAAAAATAGATCAAAAAGAGCTGAAAAGGTGA
- a CDS encoding PhoH family protein has product MPKDLEPVEIFGAYNKRVKYLSKKFNVDIYLKNNKITINSESEKNNKTVKKIFNELIDILEDGHLLEWNQFLYIISRNTGEDINNPKSMKEVVNTTINGVKISAKTEGQAQYIEDLKNNEIVFSIGPAGTGKTYLAVAMAVDYLKKGKVQRLILTRPAVEAGEKLGFLPGTLYEKVDPYLKPLYDSLIDFLGIEKVNFYKEKGIIEIVPLAYMRGRTLNNSFIILDEAQNSTYQQMKMFLTRIGFNSRVVVTGDITQIDLEKKKDSGLLAVSKFLTNIKGIKFNELKKSDVVRNPLVKEIINAYEVFENDTE; this is encoded by the coding sequence ATGCCTAAAGATTTAGAACCTGTTGAAATTTTCGGGGCTTACAATAAAAGAGTTAAATACCTTTCAAAAAAATTCAACGTGGATATTTATTTAAAAAACAATAAAATAACAATAAATTCTGAATCAGAAAAAAATAACAAAACCGTTAAAAAAATTTTTAACGAACTGATAGATATTTTAGAAGATGGACACCTACTGGAATGGAATCAATTTCTATACATTATATCCAGGAATACGGGTGAAGATATCAATAACCCAAAATCGATGAAAGAAGTGGTAAACACTACTATTAATGGCGTTAAGATATCTGCAAAAACAGAAGGTCAAGCACAATATATAGAAGATCTCAAAAATAATGAAATAGTTTTTTCTATTGGTCCTGCTGGTACTGGAAAAACATACCTTGCGGTAGCAATGGCTGTTGATTATTTAAAAAAAGGAAAAGTTCAAAGGTTAATTTTAACAAGACCTGCTGTTGAAGCTGGTGAAAAATTAGGTTTTTTACCAGGAACACTGTATGAAAAAGTCGATCCTTATCTAAAGCCCTTATATGATTCTTTAATAGACTTTTTAGGAATTGAAAAGGTTAATTTTTACAAAGAAAAAGGGATAATTGAAATTGTACCTTTGGCATATATGAGAGGTAGAACTTTGAATAATTCTTTTATTATTTTAGACGAAGCCCAGAACAGCACTTATCAACAAATGAAAATGTTTTTAACCAGAATTGGATTCAATTCTCGAGTCGTTGTAACCGGAGATATAACACAGATTGATCTTGAAAAGAAAAAAGATTCAGGGCTACTTGCTGTTAGCAAATTTTTGACTAATATAAAGGGAATTAAATTTAATGAATTAAAAAAATCGGATGTTGTAAGAAATCCTTTAGTGAAAGAGATTATTAACGCTTACGAAGTTTTCGAAAATGACACGGAGTGA
- the ylqF gene encoding ribosome biogenesis GTPase YlqF produces the protein MWYPGHIKKAKESIKKNLKIVDAVLELLDARAPYASRAYEYESLFRNKQKILIMNKYDICDQEKTEKWIDLYKEKGYVVLKTNLKSENIKKFLENKVAKHIPLNYKEKRAIIVGVPNVGKSTFINRFKGKKSTTIGNTPGVTKGVQWITVNKEIKILDTPGILFPELYNKSIKNKLMAIGSIKGDDVTKDDAVFYIFDYLKVNYPHYLDNIVEKGSSKENAYEFILEFAKKRNFIKKGGIGDYYRGRNTFLKDFNDGIFGRVTLESPEDYEQIKI, from the coding sequence ATGTGGTATCCGGGCCATATAAAAAAAGCAAAGGAAAGTATAAAGAAAAATTTGAAAATTGTGGATGCAGTCTTAGAACTTTTAGATGCAAGAGCCCCTTACGCTTCGAGAGCATACGAATACGAAAGTTTGTTTAGAAACAAACAGAAAATTTTGATAATGAATAAATATGATATTTGTGATCAGGAAAAAACAGAAAAATGGATTGATTTATATAAAGAAAAAGGATACGTAGTTTTGAAAACAAATTTAAAATCTGAAAATATAAAGAAATTTCTTGAAAATAAAGTAGCAAAGCATATTCCTCTTAACTACAAAGAAAAAAGAGCAATTATCGTTGGAGTACCTAATGTTGGAAAATCAACTTTTATAAATCGTTTCAAAGGTAAAAAATCAACTACAATTGGTAATACTCCAGGAGTTACAAAAGGTGTTCAATGGATTACAGTTAATAAAGAAATTAAAATATTGGACACCCCAGGAATTTTGTTTCCTGAATTATATAATAAAAGTATTAAAAACAAATTGATGGCAATAGGGTCTATAAAAGGTGATGATGTAACAAAAGATGATGCTGTTTTTTATATTTTTGATTATTTGAAGGTTAATTATCCACACTACCTTGACAATATTGTAGAAAAAGGATCTTCAAAAGAAAATGCATATGAATTTATACTTGAGTTTGCAAAAAAGAGAAACTTCATTAAAAAAGGTGGAATAGGTGATTATTATAGAGGGAGAAACACTTTTTTGAAAGATTTTAATGATGGAATATTTGGAAGGGTAACTCTTGAATCTCCAGAAGACTATGAACAAATTAAAATATAG
- a CDS encoding phospholipase D-like domain-containing protein, with translation MNKLKYSFLLINLISIISFSYEVFSNGEYFKIFLENKIKLSKEIKIVTYSMDDTLTNILVDKNHHIILDPSANRSKKDLNIQNVTAPNTGIQHEKFYIFDNKEVLFGTGNMTFSGILGDKNIYIFTEDKAITNIFLKEFDNLATQKYKKSLSKKIKDSELGSFEFHSTPNESIYKVIQKEIKNAKVNIDVFAFSLTDPFLVYELEKASSRGIEVNLYFDDWNEYYSDAVKNLKGINKYSYSDLHAKVLIIDNKRIILGSYNYTYKARNTNYELFTIIENKTISDIIKRFLIEED, from the coding sequence ATGAACAAATTAAAATATAGTTTTTTATTAATTAATTTAATTTCAATCATTTCTTTTTCGTATGAAGTTTTTTCAAATGGGGAATATTTTAAAATTTTTTTGGAAAATAAAATAAAACTTTCAAAAGAGATAAAAATTGTTACATACAGTATGGACGACACTCTAACAAATATTTTAGTAGACAAAAATCATCATATAATTTTAGACCCTAGTGCAAATAGGTCAAAAAAAGATTTGAATATTCAAAACGTCACGGCACCTAATACTGGAATACAGCATGAAAAATTTTATATTTTTGATAATAAGGAAGTTTTATTTGGGACAGGCAATATGACTTTTAGTGGTATTTTAGGTGACAAAAACATATACATCTTTACTGAAGATAAAGCTATTACAAATATATTTTTAAAAGAATTTGACAATCTGGCGACTCAGAAGTATAAAAAATCTTTGAGTAAAAAAATAAAAGATAGCGAGTTAGGTAGTTTTGAATTTCATTCAACACCAAATGAATCAATCTACAAGGTAATACAAAAAGAAATTAAAAATGCTAAAGTAAATATAGATGTTTTTGCTTTTTCTTTAACAGATCCTTTTTTGGTTTACGAGCTTGAAAAGGCTTCTTCAAGAGGAATAGAAGTAAATCTTTACTTCGATGATTGGAATGAATATTATTCTGATGCAGTTAAAAACTTAAAAGGCATAAATAAATATAGTTATAGTGATTTGCACGCGAAAGTTTTAATTATAGATAATAAGAGAATTATATTGGGAAGTTATAATTACACTTATAAAGCCCGAAATACAAATTATGAATTATTTACTATAATTGAAAATAAAACCATATCGGATATCATAAAAAGATTTTTAATCGAGGAGGATTAA
- a CDS encoding NAD+ synthase produces MRISLAQMNARVGDYDFNYNKIIDFIEKAVENKSDIILFPELTLNGYPPEDLILKTQFLRESREYTEKIIEYSKRKNIIIIFGAIDWDIESYNSAFVVYKGRKILDYRKMFLPNYSVFDEKRYFTNGNEVEIFQIDDVKLGVNICEDIWVPNGPALALAQNGVNIILNLSASPYHKNKNISKLEMLKTRASELSSWLIYTNLVGGQDEVVFDGGSVVINPYGEVKLKAPLFEEGLYTLDIDPYETTRANLREGKRKHYSYNNYNTNKIHKIDFEKNIKKDKLKKLDFNWGVEIEQTYNAIKHGLIDYMGKNNFSKVCFGLSGGIDSALVAAIASEAIGKENVLGILMPSMYSSKGSVDDSIKLAKNYGFKTVEVPIKEIFDSFKKDLNKKMDQVAGLTEENIQARIRGTIVMAYSNNYGYLALATSNKSESAVGYSTLYGDMVGGFSPIKDLYKTEVYKMANFINEKEGYDIIPNEIIMKVPSAELKPDQKDQDSLPEYELLDKILFSYIDREMSFNELTDEFNEEIVRDIIKKVDINEFKRRQSAPGIKLTERSFGKDRRMPITNGFKIWEK; encoded by the coding sequence ATGAGAATATCATTAGCACAGATGAATGCAAGAGTTGGAGACTATGATTTTAATTATAATAAAATAATTGATTTTATTGAAAAAGCAGTTGAAAATAAATCAGATATTATTCTATTCCCAGAGTTAACTTTAAACGGGTATCCGCCTGAAGATTTAATACTAAAAACGCAATTTTTAAGAGAATCTAGAGAATATACAGAGAAAATAATTGAGTATTCAAAAAGAAAAAATATTATAATAATTTTTGGAGCTATAGACTGGGATATAGAATCTTATAACAGTGCCTTTGTTGTTTATAAAGGCAGAAAAATTTTAGATTATAGAAAAATGTTTTTACCAAACTATTCTGTTTTTGATGAAAAAAGGTATTTTACAAATGGCAATGAAGTTGAAATTTTTCAAATAGATGATGTAAAATTGGGAGTTAATATTTGTGAAGATATATGGGTTCCTAATGGTCCTGCTTTAGCCCTTGCACAAAATGGTGTCAACATTATTCTCAATCTTTCAGCTTCTCCTTATCATAAGAATAAAAACATCAGCAAATTGGAAATGTTAAAAACCAGGGCTTCAGAATTATCAAGTTGGCTCATATACACAAATCTTGTTGGTGGTCAAGATGAAGTTGTTTTTGATGGAGGAAGTGTTGTCATAAATCCTTATGGGGAAGTGAAGTTAAAAGCGCCCCTTTTTGAAGAAGGATTGTACACTTTGGATATAGATCCCTATGAAACAACAAGGGCAAATTTGAGAGAAGGAAAAAGAAAACATTATAGCTATAATAATTACAATACAAATAAAATACATAAAATAGATTTTGAAAAAAATATAAAAAAAGATAAATTGAAAAAGTTAGATTTTAATTGGGGAGTTGAGATAGAACAAACTTACAATGCAATAAAACACGGATTAATTGATTATATGGGGAAAAATAATTTTAGTAAAGTTTGTTTTGGTTTAAGTGGAGGTATAGATTCTGCTCTTGTAGCAGCTATAGCCTCAGAGGCCATAGGCAAAGAAAATGTCTTGGGAATTTTGATGCCTTCTATGTACTCATCTAAAGGAAGTGTGGATGACTCAATTAAGCTGGCAAAAAATTATGGTTTCAAAACTGTTGAAGTTCCTATAAAAGAGATTTTTGATTCTTTTAAAAAAGATTTAAACAAAAAAATGGATCAAGTTGCAGGTTTGACGGAAGAAAATATCCAGGCAAGGATAAGGGGAACTATAGTAATGGCATATTCTAATAATTACGGTTACCTTGCTTTAGCAACAAGTAACAAGAGTGAATCTGCAGTTGGCTATTCTACCCTATATGGAGATATGGTTGGAGGTTTTTCCCCAATAAAGGACTTATATAAAACAGAGGTTTACAAAATGGCTAACTTTATAAATGAAAAAGAAGGATATGATATAATCCCGAATGAAATTATAATGAAAGTGCCTTCTGCAGAATTGAAACCTGATCAAAAAGATCAAGACAGTTTACCTGAATACGAATTACTGGATAAGATCCTTTTTAGTTATATAGACAGAGAAATGTCGTTCAATGAATTGACTGATGAGTTTAATGAGGAAATAGTTAGAGATATAATTAAAAAAGTTGATATAAATGAGTTTAAAAGAAGACAGTCAGCTCCGGGAATTAAATTAACCGAAAGATCTTTTGGCAAAGATAGAAGAATGCCTATAACAAATGGCTTTAAAATATGGGAAAAATGA